The following are encoded together in the Argopecten irradians isolate NY chromosome 5, Ai_NY, whole genome shotgun sequence genome:
- the LOC138322939 gene encoding rho GTPase-activating protein 24-like isoform X1, with translation MNNPVHRQRIRKCGWLRKQGGMVKTWHRRWFCLNGDCLFYFSKEDDLKALGSIFLPGNRVVEHAFNPDDPDKFLLEIFPDKKEKRVTGSVQSKMTPNHDTFLLWAATADERDTWIKALRKVMHAPFGGAIFGQSLQDTMAYERRYCRKVPFIITHSVEFLRQYGMEVEGIFRLAGRTSLIKDYKEKFDCAEKVKFDISEIDVHSVASLMKMYLRELPDSIIPSQNYQKFMNIALNFQDARDLDSKMEVVVEANLAISEIPDENYNSLSFLCTFFHEVGEKSAINKMTHLNLGTVLGPNILRNVSEVNTPELLMATADLTQQLAYMMICYPEKIFTKETESPPQVPVDTLLDLTTEEDTKDIGNILQPLTDDNILNRPLIRTSLLEELKDIQFADNDVFTSPQNDLSPLSDMSDKTSSSADNMCDDNAEIDRPIAPKRKSKLERGRRVSERAKNDPCPPSPTSPTLYKPDRSSLIKRNRNSLEINGSENVMRNHESQWNRKTVHGTHEEDKQSKLKQEVRDLSRTIDDLKRKKEEQISAMKMKYDKQIKSLSTQLDTMKDKYEKRVAALEKSKKDEIRNLCIKLESERLSKNDAVNRVVELQAQLQQYQSQFGELGSK, from the exons ATGAACAACCCTGTCCACCGACAGCGAATCAGAAAATGTGGTTGGTTAAGGAAGCAGGGAGGGATGGTGAAGACATGGCACCGTCGCTGGTTCTGTCTGAATGGCGACTGCCTCTTCTACTTCAGCAAGGAGGATGACCTGAAGGCCTTGGGATCCATCTTCCTCCCTGGAAACAGGGTCGTTGAGCATGCCTTCAATCCAGACGACCCTGACAAGTTCCTTCTGGAAATCTTTCCAG ATAAAAAGGAAAAACGTGTGACAG GATCTGTCCAGTCCAAGATGACACCCAACCATGACACTTTCCTGCTGTGGGCAGCTACTGCCGATGAACGGGACACATGGATCAAGGCCCTACGCAAGGTCATGCATGCACCTTTTGGTGGAG CTATTTTCGGTCAGAGTTTACAGGACACCATGGCCTATGAGCGGAGATATTGTAGGAAAGTTCCCTTCATCATAACTCATAGTGTGGAGTTCTTACGACAATATGGCATGGAAGTGGAAGGAATCTTTAG ATTGGCTGGTAGAACATCTCTGATTAAGGATTACAAGGAAAAGTTTGACTGTGCTGAGAAGGTGAAGTTTGATATATCTGAGATAGATGTCCACTCAGTGGCGTCGCTTATGAAGATGTACCTCAGGGAACTGCCCGATTCCATCATTCCttcacaaaattatcaaaagttcatgaatattgcTCTCAATTTTCAAGATGCTCGAGATCTCGACAGTAAAATGGAAGTTGTAGTGGAAGCTAATTTAGCTATTTCGGAAATTCCTGATGAAAATTACAATTCATTAAGTTTCTTGTGTACATTTTTCCATGAGGTAGGTGAAAAATCAGCTATCAATAAAATGACACATCTAAATCTCGGGACCGTTTTAGGTCCTAATATTTTACGCAATGTATCGGAGGTGAACACACCCGAGTTACTAATGGCAACAGCTGACCTCACACAACAGTTGGCTTACATGATGATCTGTTACccagaaaaaatatttaccaAAGAAACCGAGAGCCCTCCACAGGTACCTGTGGACACACTTCTCGACCTGACCACAGAGGAGGACACTAAGGACATTGGCAACATTCTACAGCCTTTGACGGACGATAATATTTTAAATCGTCCTCTCATTCGCACAAGTCTCTTGGAGGAGCTCAAAGACATTCAGTTTGCTGACAATGATGTGTTTACATCTCCACAGAATGATTTGTCGCCGTTAAGTGACATGTCGGACAAAACTTCTAGTTCTGCGGATAACATGTGTGATGATAATGCAGAAATTGACAGACCTATAGCTCCGAAAAGAAAAAGTAAACTTGAGAGAGGTCGACGGGTGAGTGAGAGAGCCAAAAACGACCCCTGTCCTCCGTCGCCTACCTCTCCAACTCTATACAAACCAGACAGATCAAGTCTAATAAAGCGTAACAGAAACTCTCTGGAGATAAATGGGTCTGAAAATGTAATGCGTAACCATGAATCTCAGTGGAACCGGAAAACTGTACATGGCACTCACGAGGAAGACAAACAGTCCAAACTGAAACAGGAGGTACGTGATCTAAGTCGAACAATTGATGATTTAAAACGGAAAAAAGAAGAACAGATATCAGCCATGAAAATGAAGTATGACAAACAAATCAAGTCACTTTCTACACAACTAGACACTATGAAGGACAAATATGAAAAACGTGTCGCTGCTCTTGAAAAGTCAAAGAAAGACGAGATAAGAAATCTGTGTATAAAGCTGGAATCTGAACGGCTATCCAAAAACGATGCTGTAAATCGAGTTGTAGAACTACAAGCTCAGCTACAACAATATCAGTCTCAATTTGGGGAATTAGGATCAAAGTAA
- the LOC138322939 gene encoding rho GTPase-activating protein 24-like isoform X2, translating to MNNPVHRQRIRKCGWLRKQGGMVKTWHRRWFCLNGDCLFYFSKEDDLKALGSIFLPGNRVVEHAFNPDDPDKFLLEIFPGSVQSKMTPNHDTFLLWAATADERDTWIKALRKVMHAPFGGAIFGQSLQDTMAYERRYCRKVPFIITHSVEFLRQYGMEVEGIFRLAGRTSLIKDYKEKFDCAEKVKFDISEIDVHSVASLMKMYLRELPDSIIPSQNYQKFMNIALNFQDARDLDSKMEVVVEANLAISEIPDENYNSLSFLCTFFHEVGEKSAINKMTHLNLGTVLGPNILRNVSEVNTPELLMATADLTQQLAYMMICYPEKIFTKETESPPQVPVDTLLDLTTEEDTKDIGNILQPLTDDNILNRPLIRTSLLEELKDIQFADNDVFTSPQNDLSPLSDMSDKTSSSADNMCDDNAEIDRPIAPKRKSKLERGRRVSERAKNDPCPPSPTSPTLYKPDRSSLIKRNRNSLEINGSENVMRNHESQWNRKTVHGTHEEDKQSKLKQEVRDLSRTIDDLKRKKEEQISAMKMKYDKQIKSLSTQLDTMKDKYEKRVAALEKSKKDEIRNLCIKLESERLSKNDAVNRVVELQAQLQQYQSQFGELGSK from the exons ATGAACAACCCTGTCCACCGACAGCGAATCAGAAAATGTGGTTGGTTAAGGAAGCAGGGAGGGATGGTGAAGACATGGCACCGTCGCTGGTTCTGTCTGAATGGCGACTGCCTCTTCTACTTCAGCAAGGAGGATGACCTGAAGGCCTTGGGATCCATCTTCCTCCCTGGAAACAGGGTCGTTGAGCATGCCTTCAATCCAGACGACCCTGACAAGTTCCTTCTGGAAATCTTTCCAG GATCTGTCCAGTCCAAGATGACACCCAACCATGACACTTTCCTGCTGTGGGCAGCTACTGCCGATGAACGGGACACATGGATCAAGGCCCTACGCAAGGTCATGCATGCACCTTTTGGTGGAG CTATTTTCGGTCAGAGTTTACAGGACACCATGGCCTATGAGCGGAGATATTGTAGGAAAGTTCCCTTCATCATAACTCATAGTGTGGAGTTCTTACGACAATATGGCATGGAAGTGGAAGGAATCTTTAG ATTGGCTGGTAGAACATCTCTGATTAAGGATTACAAGGAAAAGTTTGACTGTGCTGAGAAGGTGAAGTTTGATATATCTGAGATAGATGTCCACTCAGTGGCGTCGCTTATGAAGATGTACCTCAGGGAACTGCCCGATTCCATCATTCCttcacaaaattatcaaaagttcatgaatattgcTCTCAATTTTCAAGATGCTCGAGATCTCGACAGTAAAATGGAAGTTGTAGTGGAAGCTAATTTAGCTATTTCGGAAATTCCTGATGAAAATTACAATTCATTAAGTTTCTTGTGTACATTTTTCCATGAGGTAGGTGAAAAATCAGCTATCAATAAAATGACACATCTAAATCTCGGGACCGTTTTAGGTCCTAATATTTTACGCAATGTATCGGAGGTGAACACACCCGAGTTACTAATGGCAACAGCTGACCTCACACAACAGTTGGCTTACATGATGATCTGTTACccagaaaaaatatttaccaAAGAAACCGAGAGCCCTCCACAGGTACCTGTGGACACACTTCTCGACCTGACCACAGAGGAGGACACTAAGGACATTGGCAACATTCTACAGCCTTTGACGGACGATAATATTTTAAATCGTCCTCTCATTCGCACAAGTCTCTTGGAGGAGCTCAAAGACATTCAGTTTGCTGACAATGATGTGTTTACATCTCCACAGAATGATTTGTCGCCGTTAAGTGACATGTCGGACAAAACTTCTAGTTCTGCGGATAACATGTGTGATGATAATGCAGAAATTGACAGACCTATAGCTCCGAAAAGAAAAAGTAAACTTGAGAGAGGTCGACGGGTGAGTGAGAGAGCCAAAAACGACCCCTGTCCTCCGTCGCCTACCTCTCCAACTCTATACAAACCAGACAGATCAAGTCTAATAAAGCGTAACAGAAACTCTCTGGAGATAAATGGGTCTGAAAATGTAATGCGTAACCATGAATCTCAGTGGAACCGGAAAACTGTACATGGCACTCACGAGGAAGACAAACAGTCCAAACTGAAACAGGAGGTACGTGATCTAAGTCGAACAATTGATGATTTAAAACGGAAAAAAGAAGAACAGATATCAGCCATGAAAATGAAGTATGACAAACAAATCAAGTCACTTTCTACACAACTAGACACTATGAAGGACAAATATGAAAAACGTGTCGCTGCTCTTGAAAAGTCAAAGAAAGACGAGATAAGAAATCTGTGTATAAAGCTGGAATCTGAACGGCTATCCAAAAACGATGCTGTAAATCGAGTTGTAGAACTACAAGCTCAGCTACAACAATATCAGTCTCAATTTGGGGAATTAGGATCAAAGTAA